In the genome of Triticum urartu cultivar G1812 chromosome 5, Tu2.1, whole genome shotgun sequence, one region contains:
- the LOC125511497 gene encoding putative receptor-like protein kinase At3g47110, with product MLLANQSRPNQEGMAMGDMCLLCSLLAVLMVAMATASDEAALLAFKAQINHGGLLASWNRSAGFCSWEGVTCSRRRPARVVALLLNGTGLAGALSPAIGNLTFLRTLDLSFNSLHGGIPASLGRLRRLQGLYLDDNAFSGTFPVNLSSCVSMNEMVLDNNKIGGRIPAELGEKLTSLTEFSLSNNSFTGHIPASLANLSHLQILDLTSNQLVGSIPPGLESIQNMQYFSLYGNLLSGMLPLSLYNWSSLEVLDVALNMLYGTIPDDIGSKFPKMKALSLSSNHFSGPLPSSRSNMSDLTRIFLWKNRFSGYVPPTLGRLGVLQYLNLADNRLEANDNKGWEFITSLANCSRLQILELSVNPLGGQLPGSIVNLSTTLRDLSLTDNMISGVIPAYIGNLVGLTRLVLANTSISGVIPESIGKLKSLIQLGLYNNSLSGFIPPSLGNLSQLNGLIANNGNLEGPIPASLGKLKNLFELDLSMNYRLNGSIPREIFKLPSLSSFLDLSYNSLSGPLPNEVGSLANLNRLILSGNQLFGKIPDGIQNCVVLECLLLDNNSFEGSIPQSLKNIKGLSKLNLTMNKFSGNIPEALGSIGNLQELYLAHNNLSGSIPVVLQNLTSLSKLDVSFNNLQGEVPDEGVFRNITYLAVAGNINLCGGTPQLHLAPCSISKNKKNMPKSLVISLATAGAFLFSLSAILIWILCKKLKPSQKTLAQNSIADDHYMRIPYHALLRGTNGFSEVSLLGRGSYGAVYKCVLDTEERTLAVKVFNIGHSRYSKSFEAECEAMRRIRHRCLIKIITSCSSVNHQGQEFKALVFEFMPNGNLDGWLHPKSQDPTINNTLSLAQRLDIAVDIVDAIEYLHNYCQPLVIHCDLKPSNILLAEDMSARVGDFGISRILQENTSEGMPALNSSTGIRGSIGYVAPEYGEGSAVSAAGDIYSFGILLLEMFTGRSPTEGTFRDSLDLHKFANDALPGRTLEIADPSMWLHGGQHDNTTNVRIQECLVSVLRLGISCSKQQPRDRALTRDAAAEMHAIRDVYLMFIGDHGAEREAPTQEIQNSVE from the exons ATGCTACTTGCCAACCAAAGTAGACCAAACCAAGAGGGCATGGCAATGGGGGACATGTGTTTGCTATGCTCCTTGCTAGCCGTCCTGATGGTTGCCATGGCAACCGCTAGCGACGAGGCCGCGCTGCTAGCTTTCAAAGCACAGATCAACCATGGTGGCTTGCTGGCCTCCTGGAATAGGAGCGCCGGCTTCTGCAGCTGGGAAGGCGTGACGTGCAGCCGTCGGAGGCCGGCGCGGGTGGTGGCGTTGCTATTGAACGGCACTGGGCTCGCCGGGGCACTCTCCCCGGCCATCGGGAACCTCACGTTCCTGCGGACGCTCGACCTGAGCTTCAACTCGCTCCATGGGGGCATTCCGGCAAGCCtcggccgcctccgccgcctaCAGGGGCTCTACTTGGACGACAATGCATTCTCCGGCACCTTcccagtgaacctgagctcatgCGTCAGCATGAACGAAATGGTACTGGACAACAACAAGATTGGCGGGCGCATCCCGGCTGAGCTCGGTGAGAAGCTGACATCCTTGACAGAGTTCTCGCTGAGTAACAACAGCTTCACAGGGCACATCCCGGCATCACTGGCCAATCTATCCCATCTACAAATCCTCGATCTCACCAGTAACCAGCTCGTGGGCTCGATACCACCGGGCCTCGAAAGCATCCAGAACATGCAATATTTCAGTCTCTACGGCAACCTCCTCTCTGGTATGCTCCCACTTTCTCTCTACAACTGGTCATCATTGGAAGTACTTGATGTAGCTCTAAATATGTTATATGGAACCATTCCGGATGATATTGGAAGCAAGTTCCCCAAGATGAAAGCTCTAAGCTTATCTTCCAATCACTTCAGTGGGCCCCTCCCCTCATCAAGATCCAATATGTCTGATCTCACAAGAATTTTTCTCTGGAAAAATAGATTTAGTGGGTATGTGCCTCCCACATTGGGGAGACTGGGAGTTCTCCAATATCTGAACTTGGCTGACAATCGGCTCGAAGCAAATGACAACAAGGGATGGGAATTCATCACCTCTCTGGCAAACTGCAGCCGACTGCAGATATTAGAACTCAGCGTCAATCCTTTAGGTGGACAACTACCAGGTTCAATTGTCAACCTATCAACGACTCTCCGGGACTTAAGTTTAACTGACAATATGATCTCCGGGGTTATTCCTGCGTACATAGGCAATCTGGTTGGTCTCACAAGACTTGTGTTAGCAAATACTTCCATATCCGGAGTTATTCCAGAGAGCATTGGCAAGCTCAAGAGCTTGATCCAGCTAGGCTTGTACAACAATAGCTTGTCTGGCTTCATACCGCCGTCGCTAGGAAACCTTTCACAGTTGAATGGGCTTATTGCAAACAATGGCAACTTGGAGGGGCCAATTCCAGCAAGCCTGGGGAAGTTGAAAAATCTTTTTGAACTTGATTTGTCAATGAATTACAGACTTAACGGTTCAATACCCAGAGAGATCTTCAAATTACCCAGTCTCTCTTCGTTTTTGGACTTGTCATACAATTCCCTTTCTGGACCCCTTCCTAATGAAGTTGGTAGTTTGGCAAACCTTAACCGACTGATTCTATCAGGAAACCAGCTGTTTGGCAAGATACCTGACGGTATTCAGAATTGCGTAGTGTTGGAATGTCTGTTATTAGACAATAATTCCTTTGAAGGAAGCATACCACAGTCACTGAAGAATATAAAGGGGCTCAGTAAACTGAACCTGACCATGAATAAGTTCTCTGGTAATATTCCTGAAGCCCTTGGTAGTATTGGAAACCTGCAAGAGCTGTACCTAGCACACAACAACCTGTCAGGATCAATCCCAGTAGTTCTACAGAATTTGACATCATTATCCAAACTGGATGTATCCTTCAATAATTTGCAAGGCGAGGTGCCAGATGAAGGTGTTTTCAGAAACATCACTTACTTAGCGGTTGCTGGGAATATCAATTTGTGTGGTGGTACACCTCAACTTCATTTGGCCCCATGCTCCATAAGCAAGAACAAAAAAAACATGCCAAAGTCTCTTGTAATTTCTCTAGCGACAGCTGGAGCGTTTTTGTTCTCACTTTCAGCTATTCTTATTTGGATACTTTGCAAGAAGCTCAAACCAAGCCAGAAGACACTAGCACAAAATTCAATTGCTGATGACCATTACATGAGAATTCCCTATCATGCATTATTGAGAGGAACTAACGGATTTTCGGAAGTCAGCTTGCTTGGGAGAGGAAGTTATGGTGCGGTTTATAAGTGTGTTTTGGACACTGAAGAAAGAACATTGGCTGTCAAGGTGTTTAATATTGGTCATTCTAGATATTCCAAGAGTTTTGAGGCTGAATGTGAGGCGATGAGAAGGATACGACACCGTTGTCTCATTAAAATCATTACTTCTTGTTCGAGCGTCAACCACCAAGGTCAAGAGTTCAAGGCATTGGTTTTTGAGTTCATGCCCAATGGTAACTTGGATGGTTGGCTTCATCCAAAATCGCAAGATCCCACTATAAACAACACACTCAGCCTTGCCCAAAGGCTTGATATTGCTGTTGATATTGTGGATGCAATAGAATATCTGCACAACTACTGCCAACCATTGGTAATCCATTGTGATCTTAAGCCAAGCAACATTCTTCTTGCCGAAGACATGAGCGCCCGAGTTGGAGACTTTGGCATATCAAGGATCCTTCAAGAAAATACAAGCGAGGGGATGCCAGCTTTAAATAGCTCAACTGGAATTAGAGGTTCCATAGGCTATGTTGCTCCAG AGTATGGAGAAGGCTCTGCGGTCTCAGCAGCTGGTGATATTTATAGTTTTGGCATATTACTGCTTGAGATGTTTACCGGAAGGAGCCCGACAGAAGGCACGTTCAGAGATTCGTTGGATCTGCATAAGTTTGCCAATGATGCTCTTCCAGGTAGAACCCTGGAGATAGCTGACCCAAGCATGTGGCTGCACGGCGGGCAACACGATAACACTACAAATGTTAGAATCCAGGAGTGCTTGGTTTCAGTGTTGAGGCTTGGCATATCCTGCTCAAAGCAACAGCCTCGAGACCGAGCACTGACGAGGGATGCAGCAGCAGAGATGCATGCAATCAGAGATGTGTACCTCATGTTTATAGGGGACCATGGAGCAGAAAGAGAAGCTCCGACTCAAGAAATTCAGAACAGCGTTGAATAA